TAAATGAGTATTAAAGAATTGAAAGAGTTACTAGCACTTACTAAAGAAGAACTACAAGACAGGATAGGAACTACAGGGGCTGATATAAGCGATATTCAATACGCTATGTCGCAGGAAAATTGGTACAGACATATTTACCCTACAGAGGAAATAGACAAGGACATGGAAGCCTATAAGCAGGAATTAAAGAACCTTAAACACCAACTTCAAAAGCTGATGTTTGTGGCAAAATTGAAATTAATATTCTAAAACAAAAAACACAAAAAAGCCAATAAAAATATATTGACAAGCCTTACCAAAAGTGGTAACATTAAAACTATTAGGGGTATTTACGCCAAAATATCCCTACCTTTGTTCTTTGAAAATTTAATATAAACCTTAATTCCTTGGGGAATGTAAAGTCTAATTTAAAATTTTTGTACTCCACAAGTAAAAATAAATCTAAAACATTACTAATAATATATCATGTATATTTATTATTGTCAACAAAAATGTAATATTTTATACCTCACAAATGGCTTAAAATGGTGGTCAAAAATGCGTTTAAATGAAAATAAACCATTTTGTGAGTAATTATATGAAAAGTGCATTTATTTTCATTTAAAATGCGTCCTATTTTAATGTGCTTAAAAATCATTAAAAATATATTTAAAAATGGAGGTGATAGAAAGTAAAAACATTAGAACAATATAAAAATTTAATATTAACCAATAATTACAAGAAAGGGTAAAGGTGATAAACATGGATAAAAACAAAGAATTAAATACTAGAGTAACATTAATGAATAATAAGGAGTGGGTACATGCCATTAGCACACTTAAAACATTAAAATTGGACAATAAAAACAAGGATTACACAATAATTTATAAGAAGGAAAATCAAAGGAAAAACCGTGAATTTACATTTCATGAAGTTCAATATATAGAAAAAACTAATAGTTTTATATTTACAAGATTTAATGAAAGTTGCAAAGATGCAACATTAACTGATGAAGTAAATTCTAAGGAAGTATTGATGGACATAGAGATTATAGATTTGGAAATACAAGATAAACAAAATTCTAAAAAGTTTCTTTTTATTAACTAAAAGTAAGGGGATACTATTCCCCTTATATTTGTTTAGTATCGCCACGTATTCACGCGGCTTTAAGTGAGTCAATACTCAAATTCAAAAGGAAGGAAGTGATTCTAATATGGAAATTAAGAAAATATTTAAAAAATCTATGGCAATAAATTTAATCCGTATGGGTAATGAATTAATAAATACTGAACCTAATTTAAAAAATCCAAAATTTACAGTGTTTATATTTAATAAAACTCGAAAATTATTAAAAGATATTACACAATTAAATTTAGAATTAAAAAGTAACAGATAACAATATTCACAAAATAAAATTATTCAAAAAAGGAGATGTTAATTTGAAAAAAAGACAAGTTGTAGTAATACAATTAAAAGAGGAGGATTTAGAAATAAATGAAAAAGGAGAAGTTGTTGGAAAAATAAAAACAAGCAATTTAATGCAGACAAATTTAATGCAAACAAGTGGAACACATATATTGAGACAATTGGAAAAGATAGAAATAGAAAAGGGAGTACATACAAGCATTGATAAATTAAACAAACGGTTAAAGAAGAAAAATGCTAGATTATTTAAAGCTGATTCTTTTGTAAAATTTGTATCGCTAGAATTTGGGAAGAAAAATAGTGAAAATGAAGAATTAATTGAAAAATGTATTAAAAATGGATTTAAATTAAGTAATCTAAATATGAAATTTCTAGGAGCAGTAGGTGGAAGTGGTGTTAAAAAATTAAAACAATTTTATATACAAAAGGAGGTATATGAAGAGGCTACTAAAAGAATTAATTTGAAAGAGCTGAAACATTGTATAATTCCTAAAAGATTAACTTCAAACGCTCTCATGACCACTGCAATTTGGGAAATTCCTTATGATTTATCTAAATTAAATGTATGCATTTTACCCGATAATGAAATTGAAAAAGTATTTAAAGATAAACTTGAAACTTTAATTCCATATGAATATGAAAATTTTACAGATGAAGAGAAACAAAAATATGATGATTTTATATATTATAACTCTATGATGGAAAGATATAAAGAAATCAAAAAAGAATATAAAAAAGGAGAATTACAAAATTTAGAAACTAAAATAAATTACAATGAAAATAAAACTCCTAGTCGATGGCTTAATGAAGATAATAGACTTGTAAAAGAGGGGGAATTAGAGAAACCCTATAAAAGTGCAAAAGGTAGATTAGTTTATAATCGGGAACAAACTGTTGAACTAGAACATAATATTTTTGAAGTAGCTGAATGGTCTTTAGGATATAAAGTAATAGATTATAATGGTAAATTACCAATCAATAATTTTGATGGATTTGGACTTTTATCTTTAGAATTAGGTGATTATATAAGAAATTATATGAAAGATAATACTATAAACGGCTGCCAATTAAGAATACCACAAATGAAAGGATTTTATATAATTATAGATTTTAAACAATATTTTAAGGAACATAAAATCAAATTTATCTATGATAGATTTGGACACAAGTGGAGTATTGATGATATTGATATATTAGCCACAGAATCCACATTTAAATCGAAAATTGAAACTGATGAAACGGGAGAAAATAAAAAATGGATGTGGAAATCTTATCAAGAATATAGAAATTCAATAGTTGAAAATGGATATGATTGTATCGGGGTTGCTAATTATACACATAGAAGGAATATAAATGAATATAGAACACTTACATATCAATTTTTAGAAGCTTTAAATGCTACGGAGTATGATTTATTAGCACTTGCCAGTGAACATGGTAAGATGCTTTATAACGTGCTTAAAATCTATAGAGAGAATAGAGAAAAAGGACAGGAAATTAATTGGGAAGATATTAAATATATCAAATGTTATCTACAGAATTTGCTAGAAGAAAAAAATATTGAAGATGATGAAGCTGAATATGTTGCAACCGCACTAAAATGCATTAATTTAAATAAATATATGATTTTTGATAAAAAGTTTACTGATTTTCTTTCTAAAGAGATTGAAAGAGAATTAAATCAGCTATCCCTGGGACAAATAAAAGTAAAAAGTAATTATTTATATGTAACTACGGATATTATAGGATTTTTAAGATATGCTAGTCAATTTTCAGATGATAAATGTGAAGATGAAGAATATAGAAAAGAATTATCTAGTAAAGAGATTAAAGGAGTTCTAGGTGAGAATCAGTGGTTTTGTGAAGGGATTATAGGGAATAAAGTAATGTATAGAAATCCCATGATGGCACAAGCAGAAATATTTAAACCAGTATTTGTAGATTTATCTACAAATGAGGACTACAAGTATATTAAACACTTAGATAATATAATACAAGCACCGATGAATACCTATTGTTTTCAGAAAGCAACCTTCGATGTAGATGGAGATAAAATGCAATTAATTCATTTAGACCACAACTTAAAAGACTATAATCTTGACTGGCTGATAAATTATAATTTTATAAATGAAGTAGTTCAAGAATCAGAAAATGATGAAGAAATTAAAATTGAATTAAACAATTTAGATAGAATAAAGGAGCAAATGTCATTATATTTTGATATAAGATTTGAAGGTAAGGAAGTTGTAACATTGGCTGATTTAATATTTGATAATAACAAAATAATTGTAAATCCAAGTGATGGAGAAACAGTTAAAGGAGAAGAATGGAATATTGATAATATATATAATTTTTTAGTTAACAGTGAAGATAAAACAGGTATAATTACGGATTTTAACACAACAGCACTTAATCAATTGAATTCATTAGCTTGTCAAGATTTTTTTACTGAATGGTTCAAAGATATTTATGAAAAATATCAAGTGGAAGATAAATTTAGAGATTATAAATTTACTGGATTAAATGAAGGGGAATTTGAAATTAAAAAACAACAATTAAAGTTAACAAATAAATATTGTAAGTTTTTCCAAGGAATTATCATTGATATGTCCAAGCGTGGGGGAACTGTAGAGATAGCTGAAATGTTAAATTTAATATATAAGAAAAAACCACAATTTTATACAATGAAAGGGAAGGAAAAAAATAGTGTTGATAGAGATTTTAATTCGCACATTGATAGATTTTATAAGAAAATGCAAGGATTAAATAAAACTATTAAGAAATTATTTGGAAACAAAATAAGGGAAAATATATCCAACCACAGTATATATTTCACCCCCAAATTAATTCAAAACTCTAAAATTAATAATAATGTAAAACTTAAAGAAATACAAGAGCAATTTAAAAAACTAATTGAAATTTATAGTGAAGAAAATATTAAACTTATAAATGAAAAGAAAAATATTAACAAATTTTCTAAGGATGATGTACATAAAGAAGCCAGAATGGAAAATAGATTAAAATTTAGAGAATTAGCATTAAAAACTAAAGAAGAAGCTAAAAAAGTATGTGAAAATGATTTAGTTTTAGCACAAGCATTATATCAGCACGTTTATAATTCTGATGATTCTAAAGCTTTTTCATACGCTTGGACAGTTGCGGAAAAAGGATTTATTTACAATTTACAAAATAATCAAAGTGAAAAATATAATGTTAGTATAGCAAAAAAAGAAGATGAAAATACATTTGAATATTTTGGTAAGAAATATAAACTAACAATTTCAAATGAAGAAATTGAATATTACAAGGAGGATGATATGAATTTAGATAATTTAGAAGATTTTATGATTGATGCAGATGAAGAAAAAATAGAAGATGTAAAACTTTTATTTGTAGCTAATAAGGAACACTATAAAGAAGATAAAGAGAATTATGTTGAGAGTTTATTAGAAAATATAACAGATAAAGAGTTTATATTAAAGGAGAAGAATGGATTTGTACAATTAGCTGATGATAAAAATATATTAATTGGGATTAATTCTAAAGGATTAGATTATAGTGATGTAGATATTCCCAATAGAGCTAATTATAAAGTTGAATTTAAGGAAGTTGAAAGGTTACATTCTG
The DNA window shown above is from Haloimpatiens massiliensis and carries:
- a CDS encoding DUF5659 domain-containing protein, coding for MEIKKIFKKSMAINLIRMGNELINTEPNLKNPKFTVFIFNKTRKLLKDITQLNLELKSNR